In Paraburkholderia bryophila, a single genomic region encodes these proteins:
- a CDS encoding AMP-binding protein, whose amino-acid sequence MNKRHWLQSYGSIPAEIDADRYPSVNALLDGAMREFAGKPAFHAFGQTLSFADVDRASHAFAAYLQQVAGVRKADRVAVMLPNLLAFPIAFIAIAKIGAVQVNVNPLYTARELEHQLNDAGAEVVVVYNGSTPTLAQVIGKTRIRTVITVSPGDWGKSGGNSGGAAIPGPAVDASLSDAVTFSAAIAQGEKLQLEPVEVGGHDLLFLQYTGGTTGPSKGAALSHRNLVANIEQFKAFMPDVQRPGEEVVVTAIPLYHIFALMVNFLTFFSVGAANWLVANPRDGDAFIDVLKAARPTVFAGVNTLYASLVAHPRLTEVDWSRLRLGAGGGTAVIDVVSARWESLTGSFIREGYGLSETSPIVTFNPQSIAAFTGTVGFPVPSTDVTLLDEQDRAVGVGEAGEICVKGPQVMLGYWNQPEANAKAFTDEGYFRTGDIGVFDAEGFLRIVDRKKDMVIVSGFNVYPNEVEAVATAFPGIAECACIGVPDERTGEALKLFVVKTSEADVTEQALIAHCRASMAAYKVPKVVRFVDALPKSPVGKILRRELRQVE is encoded by the coding sequence ATGAACAAGAGACACTGGCTCCAGTCGTATGGCTCGATCCCCGCCGAGATCGACGCCGACCGTTATCCGTCCGTGAATGCGCTACTGGACGGCGCGATGCGCGAGTTTGCCGGGAAACCCGCGTTCCACGCGTTTGGCCAGACACTGAGCTTCGCGGATGTCGACCGTGCCTCGCACGCGTTCGCTGCTTATCTCCAGCAAGTTGCGGGCGTCAGGAAGGCTGACCGGGTGGCCGTGATGCTGCCCAATCTGCTGGCGTTTCCAATCGCGTTCATTGCGATCGCAAAGATTGGTGCGGTCCAGGTCAACGTCAATCCGCTCTACACCGCGCGCGAACTCGAGCATCAACTCAACGACGCAGGCGCCGAAGTCGTCGTGGTGTACAACGGCTCGACACCGACGCTGGCCCAGGTGATCGGCAAGACGCGTATCAGGACCGTTATCACGGTCAGCCCAGGCGACTGGGGTAAAAGCGGTGGCAACAGCGGCGGCGCTGCGATTCCAGGACCCGCCGTCGATGCATCGTTGAGCGATGCCGTCACGTTCTCCGCCGCGATCGCTCAGGGTGAGAAGTTGCAACTGGAACCGGTGGAGGTGGGCGGCCACGACCTGCTGTTCCTGCAATACACGGGCGGCACGACCGGTCCGTCAAAGGGCGCTGCGTTGTCGCACCGCAATCTGGTCGCCAACATCGAGCAGTTCAAGGCCTTCATGCCCGACGTGCAGCGACCCGGCGAAGAGGTGGTCGTTACCGCGATTCCGCTGTATCACATCTTTGCGCTGATGGTGAATTTCCTCACCTTCTTCTCGGTCGGCGCGGCGAACTGGCTGGTGGCCAATCCACGCGACGGCGATGCCTTCATCGACGTGCTGAAGGCGGCGCGGCCGACCGTCTTCGCCGGCGTCAACACGCTCTACGCGAGCCTCGTGGCCCACCCGCGACTGACGGAGGTGGACTGGTCGCGCCTGAGGCTCGGCGCCGGCGGCGGCACCGCGGTGATCGACGTCGTCTCGGCGCGCTGGGAAAGCCTCACCGGCAGCTTTATCCGAGAGGGCTACGGCTTGTCGGAGACGTCGCCCATTGTCACGTTCAACCCACAGTCCATCGCCGCGTTCACGGGCACCGTCGGGTTCCCCGTGCCATCCACGGATGTGACGCTGCTGGACGAGCAGGACCGGGCGGTCGGCGTGGGGGAGGCCGGCGAGATCTGCGTCAAGGGGCCGCAAGTCATGCTGGGCTACTGGAATCAGCCGGAGGCGAATGCGAAGGCGTTTACCGACGAGGGTTATTTCCGCACCGGCGACATCGGCGTCTTCGACGCAGAGGGCTTCCTCAGGATTGTCGACCGCAAGAAAGACATGGTCATCGTGTCGGGCTTCAACGTGTATCCGAACGAAGTGGAAGCGGTCGCGACCGCGTTCCCCGGCATCGCCGAATGCGCCTGCATCGGCGTGCCGGACGAACGGACCGGCGAGGCGCTCAAGCTCTTCGTCGTCAAGACCTCCGAGGCCGACGTCACGGAGCAGGCGTTAATCGCCCACTGCCGCGCCAGCATGGCCGCTTATAAAGTGCCGAAGGTCGTCCGCTTCGTCGACGCGCTGCCGAAATCGCCAGTGGGCAAGATCCTGCGACGGGAGCTTCGTCAGGTGGAATGA
- a CDS encoding AraC family transcriptional regulator, with amino-acid sequence MQHSAATPAPATRRQSNRWKHASSAVVLREKRFSPSKLAVLIGVASQAGLDAGAVLAGTGLDVESIADPFTLTSPLQFLTAARNAVGQYGESDLGVRVGRQMHVSSYGMYGYALLCTGTMADMFDTAVKYFELVNGVFDLCWVGHEGVASWLFPQREEVLLPEVDDQLYRFLIDLQITVHATVTKDVMGTWCVPAHAAFTQAEPPHAAALAEALECPLAFGQPRNTLSYPAAWLSRAPQLANPITAAQVSTECARLLETFRWQAGVSRRVYQELIRTPGQFPVIDQIAGNLCMTSRTLRRKLDAEGTSYSELLTSVRKALAIDYLTTTTLGTEDIALTLGFSDAVGFRHAFKRWTGKTPHEVRQNRTTAASGPSGDQ; translated from the coding sequence ATGCAGCACAGCGCGGCGACTCCGGCGCCGGCAACGCGACGTCAAAGCAATCGATGGAAACACGCGTCGTCGGCCGTCGTCCTGCGGGAAAAACGCTTCTCGCCGTCCAAGCTCGCGGTGCTGATCGGGGTCGCTTCGCAAGCCGGCCTGGACGCCGGCGCGGTGCTGGCCGGCACCGGTCTCGACGTCGAGTCGATCGCCGATCCCTTCACGCTGACGTCGCCGCTGCAGTTTCTCACCGCCGCGCGCAATGCGGTCGGCCAGTACGGCGAGTCGGACCTGGGGGTTCGGGTCGGACGTCAGATGCATGTGTCCAGCTACGGCATGTATGGCTACGCGCTGCTCTGCACCGGCACCATGGCCGACATGTTCGACACGGCGGTCAAATACTTCGAGCTGGTCAATGGCGTGTTCGATCTGTGCTGGGTCGGGCACGAAGGCGTGGCGTCGTGGCTCTTTCCGCAGCGCGAAGAAGTCCTGCTGCCCGAGGTGGACGATCAGCTCTATCGCTTCCTGATCGACCTGCAAATCACCGTACACGCCACGGTCACCAAAGATGTGATGGGCACCTGGTGTGTGCCCGCGCATGCGGCCTTCACGCAAGCGGAGCCACCGCACGCCGCCGCGTTGGCCGAGGCGCTGGAATGTCCGCTGGCCTTCGGCCAGCCGCGCAACACGCTCAGCTATCCGGCGGCGTGGTTGTCGCGCGCGCCGCAACTCGCCAACCCCATCACGGCCGCGCAGGTGTCGACGGAGTGCGCGCGTTTGCTCGAAACCTTCCGCTGGCAGGCGGGCGTCAGCCGACGCGTCTACCAGGAGCTGATTCGAACGCCCGGCCAGTTCCCGGTGATCGATCAGATCGCCGGGAATCTTTGCATGACCTCACGCACGCTGCGTCGCAAGCTGGACGCTGAAGGCACGTCTTACAGCGAACTGTTGACCAGCGTGCGTAAAGCGCTGGCCATCGACTATCTGACCACCACCACGCTGGGCACCGAAGACATAGCTTTGACGCTGGGGTTTAGCGATGCCGTGGGTTTTCGGCATGCGTTCAAACGGTGGACGGGTAAAACGCCCCATGAGGTTCGGCAAAACCGTACGACTGCGGCTAGTGGTCCGAGCGGCGATCAGTGA